The following proteins come from a genomic window of Novosphingobium sp. P6W:
- a CDS encoding NAD(P)/FAD-dependent oxidoreductase, with protein MADALVLGAGLAGSAAACLLARGGANVRLLERESRAHHKVCGEFLSVEAVAHLRQLGIDPAALGAAPIKRIRLLHGKVEAEAPLPFEALGLSRHALDEVLLSRAEAAGVEVERGVRVLELGSGGVRTSHGSRIGRHVLLATGKLPIREGGDTLPRRAANGFVGFKMHYSLAPSAIRRLAGTIVLALFEDGYAGLQMVEGGRANLCLVLRRSRLPFIGGDWNGVRGWLGESPGLRDLLADAEPLFERPVTIANLTYGVPAHRGDDGAILRLGDQWGMTASLTGDGMAIALRSAFLAARCVLAGDAGSYPALIAAEARRQVGRAMLLQNALQRPCMRPCGVRLAQLCPPLLTFMAGMTRLPEWRPSDSEVHANA; from the coding sequence ATCGCAGACGCCCTCGTCCTCGGCGCTGGCCTCGCCGGAAGCGCTGCTGCGTGCCTGCTGGCGCGCGGCGGGGCCAACGTGCGCCTGCTGGAGCGGGAAAGCCGCGCGCACCACAAGGTCTGCGGCGAATTCCTGTCGGTCGAGGCCGTGGCGCATCTGCGGCAACTCGGCATCGATCCCGCTGCCCTGGGCGCTGCACCGATTAAGCGCATCCGGTTGCTACACGGCAAGGTGGAGGCGGAAGCCCCGCTGCCTTTCGAAGCGCTCGGCCTCAGTCGCCATGCGCTGGACGAAGTGCTGCTCAGCCGCGCCGAGGCTGCGGGCGTAGAGGTCGAACGCGGCGTCCGGGTCTTGGAACTGGGCAGCGGCGGCGTGCGTACCAGTCATGGCTCCCGGATCGGCCGCCATGTCCTGCTCGCAACAGGTAAACTTCCGATCCGGGAGGGCGGAGACACCCTGCCGAGACGCGCGGCGAACGGCTTCGTCGGATTCAAGATGCACTACAGCCTCGCACCGTCCGCTATCCGCCGTCTGGCCGGAACGATCGTGCTGGCTTTGTTCGAAGACGGATATGCCGGGCTGCAGATGGTCGAGGGCGGCCGGGCAAACCTGTGCCTCGTCCTGCGCCGCAGCCGACTACCCTTCATCGGCGGCGACTGGAACGGCGTACGTGGCTGGCTCGGCGAAAGTCCCGGCCTGCGTGACCTCCTGGCTGATGCCGAACCCTTGTTCGAGCGCCCGGTGACAATCGCCAACCTCACTTACGGCGTACCTGCGCATCGTGGGGATGACGGGGCGATCCTGCGGCTTGGCGATCAGTGGGGAATGACCGCCTCCCTCACCGGAGATGGCATGGCGATAGCGCTGCGCAGCGCTTTCCTCGCAGCGCGCTGCGTGTTGGCAGGAGATGCCGGCAGCTATCCCGCCCTCATCGCGGCCGAGGCACGGCGGCAGGTCGGGCGTGCGATGCTGCTGCAGAACGCGCTGCAGCGCCCGTGTATGCGGCCTTGCGGAGTACGGCTGGCGCAGCTTTGCCCACCACTTCTCACCTTCATGGCCGGTATGACGCGCTTGCCTGAATGGAGACCCTCCGATAGTGAGGTTCACGCCAACGCCTGA
- a CDS encoding sulfate ABC transporter substrate-binding protein, translated as MLKSRALVPLALCLAIALPGCSAGGGQSDKVQITNVSYDPTRELYEAINPAFAAYWKKKTGKDVTFRMSHGGSGKQSRAIIDGLDADVATLALAYDIDAIADKAKLLPTDWQKALPDNSSPYTSTIVFLVRKGNPKGIRDWADLLKPGVEVITPNPKTSGGARWNFLAAWAYGRKAGGSDKAAEDYVRSLFTHVPVLDSGARGATTTFVERGIGDVLIAWENEALLAEKKLGAGKFQVVAPSISILAEPPVAVVAKNAQKHHTEEVSKAYLEYLYSPEAQVAIARNFYRPSDPTIAEQFKSTFPQVPMVTIDKDFGGWRAAQKTFFDDGGVFDRISTKK; from the coding sequence ATGCTGAAATCCCGCGCTCTGGTTCCTCTCGCCCTGTGCCTCGCAATCGCCCTGCCCGGCTGTTCGGCCGGGGGCGGGCAGTCCGACAAGGTGCAGATAACCAACGTCAGCTACGATCCGACACGCGAGTTGTATGAGGCGATCAACCCCGCCTTCGCCGCCTATTGGAAGAAGAAGACCGGCAAGGACGTTACCTTCCGCATGAGCCACGGCGGCTCGGGCAAGCAGAGCCGCGCCATTATCGACGGTCTTGACGCCGATGTTGCCACCCTCGCCCTTGCCTACGATATCGACGCGATCGCGGACAAGGCCAAGCTCCTTCCGACCGACTGGCAGAAGGCCCTGCCGGACAATTCCTCGCCCTATACCTCGACGATCGTTTTCCTGGTCCGCAAGGGCAATCCCAAGGGTATCCGGGATTGGGCCGATCTTTTGAAGCCGGGCGTGGAAGTCATCACCCCCAATCCCAAGACCAGCGGCGGCGCGCGCTGGAACTTCCTCGCCGCCTGGGCTTACGGCCGCAAGGCCGGTGGATCCGACAAGGCCGCCGAAGACTATGTGCGCAGCCTGTTCACTCACGTCCCGGTGCTCGACAGCGGCGCCCGCGGCGCGACGACCACATTTGTGGAGCGCGGCATCGGCGACGTGCTGATCGCCTGGGAGAACGAGGCGCTGCTGGCCGAAAAGAAGCTGGGCGCGGGCAAGTTCCAGGTTGTCGCCCCTTCCATCTCGATCCTCGCCGAGCCGCCCGTCGCGGTGGTGGCGAAAAACGCGCAAAAGCATCACACTGAAGAGGTTTCAAAGGCTTATCTCGAATATCTCTACTCCCCCGAGGCACAGGTCGCCATTGCCCGCAACTTCTATCGCCCCAGTGATCCCACGATCGCCGAACAGTTCAAGTCGACATTCCCGCAGGTCCCGATGGTGACTATCGACAAGGATTTCGGCGGCTGGCGCGCCGCTCAGAAGACCTTCTTCGACGACGGGGGCGTATTCGACCGCATTTCCACGAAGAAGTGA
- the cysT gene encoding sulfate ABC transporter permease subunit CysT — translation MTASPAAGTRRRWRQPSVLPGFGLTFGLSLGWLTLIVLIPLATIFLKSAGMGWDQFVAVGLSDRALAAYRLSFGTAAAAGLVNAVFGLLVAWVLVRYTFPGQRIIGAIVDLPFALPTAVAGIALTALYSPNGWVGRFLDPLGIKVAFTPIGITVALVFIGLPFVVRSVEPVLADLGKDVEEAAATLGATRLQTFRRVIFPAIAPALLTGFALAFARGVGEYGSVIFISGNMPGRTEIAPLLIVTQLEQYNYDGATAIATVMMLVSFAILLALNVVQAAGRRRYGA, via the coding sequence ATGACCGCTTCTCCCGCCGCCGGCACGCGGCGCCGCTGGCGCCAGCCATCCGTGCTACCCGGCTTCGGGCTGACATTCGGGCTTAGCCTGGGCTGGCTTACGCTTATCGTGCTGATCCCGCTGGCGACGATCTTCCTCAAGTCCGCAGGCATGGGCTGGGACCAGTTCGTTGCCGTCGGCCTTTCGGACCGCGCCCTGGCCGCCTACCGCCTGAGCTTCGGCACAGCTGCCGCGGCGGGTCTCGTCAATGCGGTGTTCGGGCTGCTCGTCGCCTGGGTGCTGGTGCGCTACACCTTCCCCGGCCAGAGGATCATCGGCGCCATCGTGGACCTGCCCTTCGCACTGCCTACCGCCGTCGCCGGCATCGCTCTCACAGCGCTCTATTCGCCGAATGGCTGGGTCGGCCGGTTTCTGGATCCGCTCGGGATCAAAGTGGCCTTCACCCCCATCGGCATCACGGTGGCGCTGGTGTTCATCGGCTTGCCCTTTGTCGTGCGCTCGGTCGAGCCAGTGCTGGCTGATCTTGGCAAAGACGTCGAGGAAGCCGCCGCCACGCTGGGCGCGACCCGCCTGCAGACCTTTCGCCGCGTCATCTTCCCCGCCATCGCCCCCGCCCTTCTCACCGGCTTCGCGCTCGCCTTCGCGCGCGGGGTGGGGGAATACGGTTCGGTGATCTTCATTTCCGGCAACATGCCTGGCCGCACCGAGATCGCCCCGCTGCTGATCGTCACCCAGCTCGAACAATATAATTACGACGGAGCCACCGCGATCGCCACCGTCATGATGCTCGTATCCTTCGCGATCCTGCTTGCGCTCAACGTGGTGCAGGCTGCCGGCCGCCGCAGGTACGGAGCATGA
- a CDS encoding type III polyketide synthase, which translates to MTRTTARINRIGTANPPFEVHDAFVRFVASGLPDARSRHVFERMAARSGITRRYSFLEPVTLGDGTVTDIEGFYGAGPWPSTGQRMARYERDAPRLALDAIAALGDDIALRDITHLIVASCTGLMAPGLDQAIVAGAELNAGVERTVVGFMGCYAAVNSLRLAHHIVRSEPQARVLVVTVELCTIHFQRSGDLASLLAMLLFGDGAAAALVTADRGGIALRDFRSATIPDSADAITWAIRDQGFDMHLGGEVPARIARALSAETGRNDDGGLLRGSAVDDFTLFAVHAGGRTVLDAVEQGLGLGAEALAPSRAVLHDTGNMSSSTLMFILARMLAGQARGPGLALAFGPGMAAESFRFAVED; encoded by the coding sequence ATGACCCGGACCACTGCCCGCATCAATCGGATCGGAACCGCAAACCCACCCTTCGAAGTGCATGATGCCTTCGTTCGGTTCGTCGCATCCGGCCTGCCCGACGCCCGTTCCCGCCATGTGTTCGAACGCATGGCCGCGCGGTCGGGGATTACCCGGCGCTACTCCTTTCTCGAACCCGTGACCCTTGGTGACGGCACCGTTACCGACATCGAAGGCTTCTACGGCGCCGGCCCCTGGCCCTCTACGGGACAGCGCATGGCTCGGTACGAACGGGATGCGCCGCGCCTTGCCCTCGATGCCATCGCGGCGCTGGGGGACGATATTGCACTCCGGGACATCACGCACCTGATTGTCGCCTCGTGCACCGGATTGATGGCACCTGGCCTCGATCAGGCGATTGTCGCCGGTGCCGAGTTAAACGCCGGCGTGGAGCGCACTGTGGTGGGCTTCATGGGCTGTTATGCCGCCGTCAACTCGCTCCGTCTGGCCCATCACATCGTCCGGTCCGAGCCACAAGCGCGTGTCCTGGTGGTGACGGTGGAGCTATGCACCATCCACTTCCAGCGCAGCGGCGACCTCGCCAGCCTGCTCGCGATGCTGCTATTCGGCGACGGCGCTGCCGCCGCGCTGGTGACGGCCGACCGTGGCGGTATCGCGTTGCGCGACTTCCGCTCGGCAACGATCCCGGACAGCGCCGATGCGATAACCTGGGCCATCCGCGATCAGGGATTCGACATGCACCTGGGCGGCGAAGTGCCCGCCCGGATCGCCCGGGCACTCAGCGCCGAAACCGGGCGCAACGACGATGGCGGCCTGCTGCGTGGATCGGCGGTGGACGATTTCACGCTCTTCGCGGTTCACGCCGGCGGGCGCACCGTTCTCGATGCCGTCGAGCAAGGACTGGGCCTTGGCGCTGAAGCTCTGGCACCGTCGCGGGCCGTGCTGCACGATACCGGCAACATGTCCTCGTCCACGCTGATGTTCATCCTGGCGCGGATGCTTGCGGGGCAGGCGCGCGGCCCCGGCCTGGCGCTAGCATTCGGACCCGGCATGGCGGCGGAAAGCTTCCGCTTCGCAGTGGAGGACTGA